One window of Globicephala melas chromosome 2, mGloMel1.2, whole genome shotgun sequence genomic DNA carries:
- the ECHDC3 gene encoding enoyl-CoA hydratase domain-containing protein 3, mitochondrial encodes MDPVPGRSLGMEDLRVDGDMVFEEQVTGPSVTVQSLCRVKQGRWGLGGAGSQDGRCLNNGPCPLPQVALEVLFTGEPASAREALLHGLLSRVVPEDKTTRMARKVASRGRPVLSLGKAALHGQLARNLRTACHPTSQTMVDNLGLPDAQEGVKASLQKRKPVWSH; translated from the coding sequence ATGGATCCCGTCCCTGGCAGGAGTCTGGGGATGGAAGACCTCAGAGTTGATGGGGACATGGTGTTTGAGGAGCAGGTAACTGGCCCGAGCGTCACGGTACAAAGTCTCTGCAGAGTGAAGCAGGGCAGGTGGGGCCTGGGCGGCGCTGGGTCGCAGGATGGCCGGTGCCTAAATAACGGCCCCTGTCCCCTCCCACAGGTGGCCTTGGAGGTGCTCTTCACCGGGGAGCCCGCTTCTGCGCGGGAGGCCCTGCTCCACGGGCTGCTGAGCAGGGTGGTGCCGGAGGACAAGACCACGCGGATGGCGAGGAAGGTGGCCTCGCGGGGCCGGCCCGTGCTGTCGCTGGGCAAAGCCGCCCTCCACGGGCAGCTGGCTCGGAACCTCAGGACCGCCTGCCACCCCACCTCCCAGACCATGGTGGACAACCTGGGCCTGCCGGATGCCCAGGAGGGGGTCAAGGCCTCCCTCCAGAAGAGGAAGCCCGTCTGGTCACACTGA